Proteins from one Gossypium raimondii isolate GPD5lz chromosome 8, ASM2569854v1, whole genome shotgun sequence genomic window:
- the LOC105791834 gene encoding coatomer subunit zeta-2 encodes MESCPSIKNILLLDSEGNRVAVKYYSDEWPNNSVKEAFEKSLFTKTQKTNARTEAEIAMFESHIIVYKFVQDLHFFVTGAENENELILVTVLQGFFDAVGLLLRGTVDKKEALENLDLILLCLDEIVDGGIILETDANVIAGKVASHSIDAAAPLSEQTISQALATAREHLARSLLK; translated from the exons atg GAGTCTTGTCCTTCTATAAAAAATATCCTCCTCCTGGATTCCGAGGGGAACCGTGTTGCTGTCAAATATTATTCCGATGAGTGGCCCAATAACAGTGTTAAGGAAGCCTTTGAGAAGTCTTTATTTACAAAGACTCAAAAGACCAATGCTCGAACTGAAG CGGAGATAGCAATGTTCGAGAGTCATATCATTGTGTACAAGTTTGTTCAAGACCTTCACTTTTTTGTTACTGGggctgaaaatgaaaatgagctCATTCTGGTAACTGTTCTTCAAGGGTTTTTTGATGCAGTTGGCCTTCTTCTAAG AGGGACTGTGGACAAGAAAGAGGCACTGGAGAACTTAGATCTCATTTTGTTATGCCTTGATGAGATTGTCGACGGCGG CATCATCCTAGAAACCGATGCGAATGTCATTGCGGGGAAGGTTGCTAGTCATAGCATAGATGCGGCTGCTCCTTTATCTGAGCAG ACAATAAGTCAAGCATTGGCAACTGCTCGGGAACATTTAGCAAGATCTCTCCTCAAGTGA
- the LOC105791833 gene encoding uncharacterized zinc finger CCHC domain-containing protein At4g19190, with amino-acid sequence MDGIGEEGGGIRLRKKFPDDNKPGSSAEVDYKTKAGTAWSHSYLNQKPWHPLSYPNQRRKWIAEQTHAQRVRRADEVAREYSQEQEFFRQTALISKKEKEKVEMMKAVSFMYVRPPGYNAESAKAAEIADERKKTDHNNVSDDHSTDVPSTAMQPESLPGGDATTKEKRKSRPKDVFGRSLPTEEEFEVLKNAPRLETGVPGRVKPFAVEVRNVKCLRCGNYGHQSGDRDCPLKDAIMPNEESRLKRDDPLTAIMAQMDPTEPLKWELKQKPGMSPPRGGFQPDDPNQQIVAEDIFDEYGGFLSGGNIPDLLTNISCKPKKRKSSKKSKHKRNSSPSSWDSDVPNQDGLSSSSDDDEKKSKKKKTKKKRRNYSGSSSSGGAEFDKHKRQRINKHSYSSEDSDSGRQYRTKESREKRSYTSEGSKSNPEPCGKKNRSKHSYSSADDFDRHYRKGKYKRSYTPEDSDSGRHDSKKKSTRKPCTLDETDTDRHRKSQKSRQRHSNSSDENHRHDRKSKNKHSYSSEDSDCHRHEPRKKTMRKPYNSEDSVIVRHNSRREKYRLKHHYSSEDDAYRHLKGEKSRHKHSSSCGYEDYSNSDSERRSKHHRRHH; translated from the exons ATGGATGGAATCGGAGAGGAGGGGGGAGGAATAAGGCTGAGAAAGAAGTTCCCCGATGACAACAAGCCTGGCTCTTCCGCCGAAGTTGACTACAAGACAAAAGCCGGCACTGCTTGGAGCCATTCCTATCTCAACCAGAAACCATGGCATCCCCTCTCCTACCCTAACCAACGCCGCAAATGGATCGCTGAGCAGACCCATGCCCAGCGCGTGCGCCGTGCCGACGAAGTCGCTCGCGAG TATTCCCAAGAGCAAGAATTCTTTCGCCAGACGGCTCTAATTTccaaaaaagagaaggaaaag GTGGAGATGATGAAAGCTGTTAGCTTTATGTATGTTCGTCCGCCTGGTTATAATGCTGAAAGTGCCAAAGCGGCCGAGATTGCTGATGAGAGGAAAAAAACTGATCATAACAACGTATCCGATGATCATTCTACCGATGTGCCTTCCACAGCAat GCAGCCGGAATCTTTGCCCGGTGGAGATGCTACTACTAAAGAGAAACGGAAATCAAGACCTAAAGATGTTTTTGGACGTTCTTTACCGACAGAGGAAGAGTTTGAAGTTCTTAAAAATGCTCCACG GCTGGAGACTGGTGTTCCTGGTAGGGTTAAACCATTTGCTGTTGAAGTCCGTAATGTAAAATGTCTTAGATGCGGAAATTATGGTCACCAGAGTGGTGATCGTGATTGTCCATTGAAGGATGCTATAATGCCGAATGAAGAGAGCCGCTTAAAAAGAGATGACCCATTGACCGCTATCATGGCTCAAATGGATCCAACTGAG CCTCTGAAGTGGGAGCTAAAGCAAAAACCAGGTATGAGTCCTCCTCGTGGTGGATTTCAACCAGATGATCCCAATCAACAAATAGTTGCTGAGGATATATTTGATGAATATGGAG gaTTCCTTAGTGGGGGTAATATCCCTGATTTGTTGACTAACATCTCGTGCAAACCCAAGAAAAGGAAGTCCTCAAAAAAGAGTAAACACAAGAGGAATTCATCTCCAAGTAGTTGGGACTCTGATGTTCCTAATCAAGATGGCTTATCCTCAAGTTCTGATGACGATGAGAAGAagtcaaagaagaagaaaaccaaGAAGAAAAGGCGGAATTATTCTGGGTCAAGTTCTTCTGGTGGTGCAGAGTTTGATAAGCATAAGAGGCAGAGAATAAACAAGCATTCTTATTCATCAGAAGACTCTGACTCTGGCAGGCAATACAGGACTAAAGAAAGCCGAGAAAAGCGTTCATATACATCTGAAGGTTCCAAATCTAATCCAGAACCCTGTGGTAAAAAGAACAGGTCAAAGCATTCTTATTCATCTGCAGATGACTTTGATAGGCATTATAGGAAGGGCAAATATAAGCGGTCTTACACACCCGAAGATTCTGACTCTGGCAGGCATGATAGCAAGAAAAAGAGTACCCGAAAGCCATGTACTTTGGATGAAACGGACACTGATAGACACAGGAAGAGTCAAAAGAGCAGACAAAGGCATTCTAATTCATCCGACGAGAATCATAGGCATGATAGGAAAAGCAAAAACAAGCATTCCTATTCATCCGAAGACTCAGACTGTCATAGGCATGAGCCTAGGAAAAAGACTATGCGAAAGCCTTATAACTCAGAAGATTCAGTCATTGTTAGGCATAATAGTAGGAGGGAAAAGTACCGACTTAAGCATCATTATTCATCTGAAGATGATGCTTATAGACATCTTAAAGGTGAAAAGAGTCGGCATAAGCATTCATCATCATGCGGATATGAAGATTATTCTAACTCAGATTCGGAGCGCAGAAGTAAACATCATCGTCGTCATCACTGA
- the LOC105791836 gene encoding ABC transporter G family member 14 → MPLNCVAPKPEHACNGRVESETSKSQKKAALAFPIQHNSQPPPRLTLFHITLKFEEVVYKVKLEEKGTCWGSWITREKTVLNGITGVVCPGEILAMLGPSGSGKTTLLTALGGRLTGKLSGKITYNGQPFSGALKRRTGFVAQDDVLYPHLTVTETLLFTALLRLPNSLTRDEKAQHVERVIAELGLTRCRNNMIGGPLFRGISGGEKKRVSIGQEMLINPSLLLLDEPTSGLDSTTAQRILTTIKGLASGGRTVVTTIHQPSSRLYHMFDKVVLLSEGCPIYYGSAASALDYFSSIGFSTSITVNPADLLLDLANGIGPDFMNSVEQVESTEEEQKSVKDALLSAYEKNISTKLKAELCNLDVNNFVNTKEASARYEKSEQWCTSRWYQFKVLLQRGVRERRYEAFNRLRIFQVISVAVLGGLLWWHTPASHISDRIALLFFFSVFWGFYPLYNAVFTFPQERTMLIKERSSGMYRLSSYFLARTFGDLPLELALPTAFVFIIYWMGGLKPDPLTFILSLLIVLYSVLVSQSLGLAIGAILMDIKQATTLASVTTLVFLIAGGYYVQQIPSFILWLKYLSYSYYCYKLLLGVQYNEDDVYECGTGGLCRVGDLPAIKSMGLNHLWIDVAIMALMLLGYRLLAYMALHRVRLR, encoded by the exons ATGCCTCTCAACTGCGTAGCACCAAAACCCGAACATGCCTGCAATGGACGAGTGGAGTCAGAGACGTCTAAATCCCAGAAAAAGGCTGCCCTTGCGTTcccaatacaacacaattcccAGCCTCCACCCAGACTCACCTTGTTTCATATAACTTTGAAG TTTGAGGAGGTAGTGTACAAGGTGAAGTTGGAGGAGAAAGGAACATGCTGGGGTTCATGGATCACCCGAGAAAAGACCGTACTCAATGGTATAACAGGAGTGGTTTGCCCTGGAGAAATACTAGCAATGTTAGGTCCATCAGGAAGTGGTAAAACCACCCTCCTCACCGCTCTTGGGGGCCGTCTGACTGGCAAACTATCAGGAAAGATAACATACAATGGGCAACCTTTTTCTGGTGCCCTAAAACGAAGAACTGGATTCGTGGCTCAGGATGATGTTTTATACCCCCATCTCACGGTGACGGAGACCCTTTTATTCACAGCACTGCTGAGGCTACCCAACAGCTTGACCCGAGACGAGAAAGCCCAACATGTGGAGAGAGTTATCGCTGAGCTGGGACTGACCAGGTGTCGAAACAACATGATTGGGGGGCCGCTTTTCAGAGGAATATCGGGTGGGGAAAAGAAGAGGGTTAGCATTGGCCAGGAAATGTTAATAAACCCGAGCTTACTTTTACTAGATGAGCCCACCTCGGGTTTGGACTCAACCACAGCACAACGGATCCTCACCACAATCAAAGGCCTTGCTAGTGGAGGCCGAACTGTTGTCACCACCATTCATCAACCGTCTAGTCGACTGTATCACATGTTTGACAAGGTGGTTTTGCTCTCGGAGGGTTGCCCAATCTACTACGGTTCAGCAGCTTCAGCCTTGGATTATTTTTCCTCCATTGGCTTCTCCACATCCATCACTGTCAACCCAGCTGATCTCTTGCTTGATCTTGCAAacg GAATCGGTCCTGATTTCATGAACTCAGTGGAGCAAGTTGAGAGTACGGAAGAAGAACAGAAATCCGTAAAGGATGCTCTTCTCTCTGCTTACGAAAAAAACATTTCCACAAAGCTGAAAGCTGAGCTTTGCAATTTGGATGTCAATAACTTCGTCAATACAAAAGAAGCATCAGCaa GATATGAGAAGTCAGAACAGTGGTGCACAAGCCGGTGGTATCAGTTCAAGGTGCTGCTTCAAAGGGGGGTTAGAGAAAGGAGATATGAAGCCTTCAACAGGCTAAGAATTTTCCAAGTGATCAGTGTGGCAGTACTTGGTGGACTACTATGGTGGCACACCCCAGCTTCTCACATCTCCGACCGC ATTGCACTGCTGTTTTTCTTCTCGGTCTTCTGGGGATTCTATCCACTCTACAATGCGGTATTCACATTCCCTCAAGAACGAACAATGCTAATCAAGGAACGCTCTTCCGGAATGTATCGCCTTTCATCCTACTTCCTCGCCAGAACCTTCGGTGACCTTCCACTTGAGCTTGCCCTCCCCACAGCTTTCGTATTCATAATCTATTGGATGGGTGGCCTAAAACCAGACCCTCTCACCTTCATCCTCTCTCTGCTAATCGTGCTTTACAGTGTCCTCGTCTCTCAAAGTCTGGGCCTAGCCATTGGGGCCATTCTCATGGACATCAAACAAGCCACCACCTTAGCTTCCGTCACCACACTTGTTTTCCTCATAGCCGGGGGATACTACGTTCAACAAATCCCTTCCTTCATATTGTGGCTTAAATACCTGAGCTACAGCTACTACTGTTACAAGCTTCTGCTAGGGGTTCAGTACAATGAGGATGATGTTTACGAGTGTGGGACGGGAGGATTGTGTAGGGTTGGGGATTTACCTGCCATCAAATCTATGGGATTGAACCATTTGTGGATTGATGTGGCCATTATGGCACTCATGCTGCTAGGCTACCGACTCCTCGCTTACATGGCTCTTCACCGAGTGCGGTTgaggtaa
- the LOC105791835 gene encoding upstream activation factor subunit UAF30, giving the protein MMATSRLFGRCGGLLEAAKAFSASFAYSSSSSSSGNGRGLMRVIPVSPQLGKFLGASEASRTDAIKKIWDYIKLHSLQNPANKKEIICDEKLKTIFAGKESVGMLEISKYLSPHFLKSK; this is encoded by the exons ATGATGGCTACATCAAGACTGTTTGGAAGGTGCGGCGGATTGTTAGAAGCGGCGAAGGCTTTCTCTGCTTCCTTCGCTTAttcgtcttcttcttcttccagtGGAAATGGAAGGGGGCTTATGCGGGTGATACCTGTCTCTCCACAGCTGGGCAAGTTCCTTGGAGCCTCCGAAGCTTCTCGCACCGACGCCATTAAAAAGATTTGGGACTACATCAAGCTCCACAGTCTCCAG AACCCTGCAAACAAGAAGGAGATTATTTGTGATGAGAAGTTGAAGACGATATTCGCCGGGAAGGAGTCTGTCGGAATGTTAGAGATCAGCAAATATCTCTCCCCACATTTTCTGAAATCCAAATAA